The sequence CGCAGCACCGCGGCCACGCGCAGCACCAGCTCCTGAGGGCTGAAGGGCTTGGTAACGTAATCGTCAGCCCCCAGCTCGAGGCCGCGAATGCGGTCCGCTTCCTCGCGCATGGCCGTCAGCACCACCACCGGCAGGTCAGCGGTTTCCGGCTGCCGCTTCAGCTCGGCCAGCACGTCGTATCCGGAGAGCCCGGGCAGCATCAGGTCCAGCACCAGGAGATCCGGCCGCTCCCGGCTCAGCGCTTCCAGCGCCTCCGGCCCGCCGGCCGCCGTGCGCACCCGGAAGCCTTCCCGGGTCAGGTGGTAGGCCAGCAGCGCGGCGATGTCAGGCTCGTCCTCCACTACCAGGATGCGGGCCGGCGCCGCCTTGATTGCACCCGTCGTCATACGCGCTCCCTGCTACACCCGCTGCAGCCGGACGCTCCGCCACGCTCCGCGGCGCCCGAGCCAAAGCGCCGGCGGTCCAACGCGTGACCATGTCCGGTCGTTGTGGGCGCTGGCACGATGGTATAGGTTCCAACGCGAGCGCCGCATGCGTAGAATTCTTGGCATCTGTAATGAATATGGGCAGGGATATCCGGGACAAGCGCATCCGGCGGTGGCTACAGGCTGTCACCGTCCTCCTCGGAGCCGCACTGGTGGCGGTGGAGGTCGGCGCCCCGGATCCCACCCGCATTCTTGCAGATCTGGCCACACTCGCGCCAGGGCCGGATCTGCTATCGAGGCATTCTCTCGACGCGGCACCTGACGCGCCGGGCGTCGCCGCCTGGCCTGCCAGCGGCGCTCCCATCGTCGACCCGCCGCCGCTCAAACGCAAACCCCCCGGGCAGCACGGGGCCCACTCCGGACGCTCGCCAGGCTCCGCTCTCGGGCACTATCGGTCTCAGGCTGCCCGCAGCCGCATCCATGCGGTAGCCCTCGCCTGCCTGGCCTTCGCCGCAGATCACGCCGCCGCCCGCGCAGGACGCATCTCCGCCAGATCCACCGCCCCTCCGCCGCCGCTCCTCTGACCCCGGGCTTCAGGCCCTCCGCACACCGGGTCAGCCCCGCCACTCGCCCGTAGGTGGGGACGGGGCTTGGTACGTCCGGGCCTGACTTCGCCCGGCAGCACTGCTTCCCTGTTTCCACAGCCAACGCAACCGCAGCGCAGCAGGAGGCTCTGCGATGTACAACTTCGCCTTCGTCGCCCAGACGCAGGATCCCCTCTGGCGCAGTATCATTGCCCAAATCCCGCATGACCCCGCGGCCTTTTTTGTCTACGCACTGCTGGCCGTTTCTCTTTACTTGCTCTGGCGAGGCAGCAGGCACAGGAAGACCTGAGGTGGCAAACGGGGCGTTATGCGCCTGCGCTCCATTTGATTCTCCCTGTTCCGGATGCCGGTGCAGCAGCCGGCGAAGGCAGTCGCAAGAGCTGCGTCGCGACGGTACGGATTTGCGACCCCTTGACAGCGCGTCGGCTTCGACTATACTGGGGGGGAGTATGCGACCAGGGAGGGACCATGCCGGCTCTAACCAGACCCATGCCGCTGCCCATCGCGCCCACGCTGACGCAGGAGGCCGCGCGGCGCCTGGCCCGGATCGAGGGGCAGGTGCGGGGGCTGCGCCAGATGGTGGCGGAGGACCGCTACTGCGTGGACGTGCTGCAGCAGATCGCCGCGGTGCACGAAGCGCTGCGCGGCGTGGGCAAGCTGATGGTTCAGAGGTACCTGGAGAACTGCGCCACGGAGGGGATCCGCTCGAACGATGCGGCGGAGCGGCAGGAGACGTACGAGGAGCTGCTCAAGGTGATCTACCGGTTTGTGCGATAGTACGTGCCCGCAATGGCTGTGACGAGTGCATCAGATGATCTCACGCGGAGCCGCGGAGAGCGGGGAGAACGCCGACGGCGATGAACGCTCCGCGTTCTCCGTGTCTCCGCGTGACCTGATGAAGGATGACGCAACACTCGAGTCGTCAGAATAACGATGTCGCAGTAATAGTGCACCCGTGCGCAATTACGACGGCGTAGCGGTTCACGGGCGAGCGCGCCGAGGACGCGGCGGCCGAACGGTGTTGGGGCATTCGCTGCCACTCGGCGCCCTCCGTGCAGTCGGCGGTGATTACGTCAGTTTCTGTGAAGCGATGCTTGGTGATGGGCACTACAGTGAGCGGTCATGCGCTTGACTGATTGGACGTTCGCGACCGTGCTGCTGGCCGCGGGCGCAGTGGCGGCGGCGGCGCACTGGGGTGCGGAGGGGGTGCGGGTGGGGGCTGACGCGGCCTCGGCCGGGGCGCTGACCATCTCGGTGCCGGGCATTCCCGGTCCGTATTGCGCGTATGGCATCGAGAAGCGGGTGCTGGAGCTTCCCTCCGTGGCGCGCGTGGAGCTGGATTGGGAGCGGGAAGAGATCCGGGTGGTGGGGCAGGAGGGTCGCGTTCTGACTGCGGCCGCGCTGCGCGCGGCGGTGGAGGCGTCCGAGTATCCCTACGACTACGCGATCCTCCCGTGAAAAAGCTCATAGCCGGCTCGACGGCACTGCTGGTCCTGCTCGCCGCAGCGGCGCTGCTCCTCTTTCGCGGGGCGTCTCCCGGCCAGAGTTGCCGCGCGGCTGCCTCCTGGGGCGCAGAGAGCGGGTTGAAGCTCGAGCACCCCATGGCCATCGGCTGGGGAGCGGGTTTGCTCTATGTCGCGGACGCGGAGCACGGCTCGATCAAAGTAGTCGACG is a genomic window of Gemmatimonadota bacterium containing:
- a CDS encoding response regulator transcription factor, which translates into the protein MTTGAIKAAPARILVVEDEPDIAALLAYHLTREGFRVRTAAGGPEALEALSRERPDLLVLDLMLPGLSGYDVLAELKRQPETADLPVVVLTAMREEADRIRGLELGADDYVTKPFSPQELVLRVAAVLRRVQAPAMAGPARLLRGGPILVDVNAMRVVADGAEVSLTPTEYRLLVTLLERRGRVQSRRQLLQAAWDVHVELETRTVDMHVKRLRGKLGAGGDWIETVRGFGYRFRPEA
- a CDS encoding metal-sensitive transcriptional regulator, with protein sequence MPLPIAPTLTQEAARRLARIEGQVRGLRQMVAEDRYCVDVLQQIAAVHEALRGVGKLMVQRYLENCATEGIRSNDAAERQETYEELLKVIYRFVR